A section of the Desulfovibrio sp. Huiquan2017 genome encodes:
- a CDS encoding FtsQ-type POTRA domain-containing protein, which translates to MSTLTMGKQSRLNIGGKRTARGNSRKRRKPANTLLARERSPRRLIGAGQFILRMVMLSLVLSFIAVLGVGLLYGYRYITAHPYFDLQDIRVAGNDRLSYGDVLKTAQVNLGLNCLDMNVGEVKNRLDANPWIDSVIVRRELPNRLLIDVREKVPAFWIRQGDGLYFADAKGRVIAPMHPGEQASLPVLSVAEDLPDGPEVLSGILAKMAERQTPFTQSQTAWVKLTSAHELEIFIDGAGNGKGLTVKLSMDRWEVQLERLKVVWRDLMRRNEFDAAAIIAASGDKIWIQKRDNPAAG; encoded by the coding sequence GTGAGCACCCTGACCATGGGCAAACAGAGCCGCCTGAACATCGGCGGGAAGCGCACCGCCCGCGGCAACAGCCGTAAGCGCAGAAAACCGGCCAACACCCTGCTGGCCAGGGAGCGATCGCCGCGCCGTCTGATCGGGGCGGGCCAGTTCATCCTCCGGATGGTCATGCTCAGCCTGGTCTTGTCATTCATCGCCGTGCTCGGCGTGGGGCTGCTCTACGGGTACCGGTACATCACCGCCCACCCCTATTTCGACCTCCAGGACATCCGCGTGGCGGGCAACGATCGGCTAAGCTACGGGGACGTGCTCAAGACCGCCCAGGTAAACCTCGGCCTCAACTGCCTGGACATGAACGTGGGCGAGGTCAAAAACCGGCTGGACGCCAACCCGTGGATCGACTCCGTGATCGTGCGGCGAGAACTGCCCAATCGGCTGCTGATCGACGTGCGCGAAAAAGTTCCGGCCTTCTGGATTCGCCAGGGCGACGGCCTGTACTTCGCCGATGCCAAGGGCCGGGTCATCGCGCCCATGCACCCCGGCGAGCAGGCGTCCCTGCCGGTCTTAAGCGTGGCCGAGGACCTGCCCGACGGCCCCGAGGTGCTCTCCGGCATCCTGGCGAAAATGGCCGAACGGCAGACCCCCTTCACCCAGTCCCAGACCGCCTGGGTCAAGCTGACCAGCGCCCACGAACTGGAAATCTTCATCGACGGCGCGGGCAACGGCAAGGGACTGACCGTGAAGCTGTCCATGGACCGATGGGAGGTCCAGTTGGAACGGCTCAAGGTGGTCTGGCGCGACCTCATGCGCCGCAACGAATTCGACGCTGCCGCCATCATCGCGGCCAGCGGCGACAAGATATGGATACAGAAACGCGACAACCCGGCAGCGGGCTAG
- the ftsZ gene encoding cell division protein FtsZ — protein MEYFEIEHETNAKIKVVGCGGGGGNAVNNMIQSALKGVKFIVANTDAQDIHKSLAEHKIQIGEKLTKGLGAGANPEIGRSAAMESMDQIREALDGSDMVFITAGMGGGTGTGSAPVVAQVAKELGALTVGVVTKPFYFEGKRRLEQAEEGTRALADVVDSIITIPNDRLLQLAAKKASFSDMLKKADEVLYYAVKGIADLITVHGLINLDFADVKAAMSSSGMALMGTGIASGESRAKEAAMKAITSPLLEDVSIEGAKGVLINITCGPDMLIDEVSEAADIIYKEAHDDAEIFFGTVFDPDAGDEMRITVIATGIEPAMEEPEPALSKAEQQKLLLLGPRGVNKTVEQPRRSGHQRVLNTDRNIPAYLRKAGGELNTTELPTRQVSQRAVAGPGEEEFIFEEDNLDVPAFIRKNVD, from the coding sequence ATGGAATATTTCGAGATCGAGCATGAAACCAACGCCAAAATCAAGGTCGTGGGTTGCGGCGGCGGCGGCGGAAACGCCGTCAACAACATGATTCAATCCGCACTCAAAGGCGTGAAATTCATCGTCGCCAACACGGACGCCCAGGACATCCACAAGTCGCTGGCCGAACACAAGATCCAGATCGGCGAGAAGCTGACCAAGGGTCTCGGCGCCGGGGCCAACCCCGAGATCGGGCGGTCCGCGGCCATGGAGTCCATGGACCAGATTCGCGAGGCCCTGGATGGCTCGGACATGGTCTTCATCACCGCCGGCATGGGCGGCGGCACGGGTACCGGCTCCGCCCCGGTGGTGGCCCAGGTGGCCAAGGAACTGGGCGCGCTGACCGTGGGCGTCGTGACCAAGCCCTTCTATTTCGAGGGCAAGCGCCGCCTGGAGCAGGCCGAGGAAGGCACCCGCGCCCTGGCTGACGTGGTGGATTCCATCATCACCATCCCCAACGACAGGTTGCTGCAACTGGCCGCCAAGAAGGCTTCCTTCTCCGACATGCTCAAGAAGGCCGATGAAGTCCTGTACTACGCGGTCAAGGGTATCGCGGACCTGATCACCGTGCACGGCCTGATCAACCTGGACTTCGCCGACGTCAAGGCGGCCATGTCCAGCTCCGGCATGGCGCTCATGGGCACCGGCATCGCCTCGGGCGAATCCCGGGCCAAGGAAGCGGCCATGAAGGCCATCACCAGCCCGCTGCTGGAAGACGTGTCCATCGAGGGCGCCAAGGGCGTGCTCATCAACATCACCTGCGGCCCGGACATGCTCATCGACGAGGTCTCCGAGGCCGCGGACATCATCTACAAGGAAGCCCACGACGACGCCGAAATCTTCTTCGGCACGGTCTTCGACCCGGACGCGGGCGACGAAATGCGCATCACCGTCATTGCCACGGGCATCGAGCCCGCCATGGAGGAGCCGGAACCGGCCCTGTCCAAGGCCGAGCAGCAGAAGCTGCTGCTCCTCGGACCCCGGGGCGTGAACAAGACCGTCGAACAGCCGCGCCGCTCCGGGCATCAGCGGGTCCTGAACACGGACCGCAACATCCCGGCCTACCTGCGCAAGGCGGGCGGCGAATTGAACACCACGGAGCTGCCCACCCGGCAGGTTTCCCAGCGCGCCGTGGCCGGTCCCGGCGAGGAGGAGTTCATCTTCGAGGAAGACAACCTCGACGTCCCCGCGTTTATTCGCAAAAACGTGGATTAG
- the murG gene encoding undecaprenyldiphospho-muramoylpentapeptide beta-N-acetylglucosaminyltransferase — MTLERVILTTGGTCGHIFPALAVATALREYNKGIRLLFMGGPGPEGELARKHGLNFLELPASGIMGKGVTGVLAGLGWLGTGIPKALYEVRRFQPDAVIGFGGYAGFCPVLAARILGVPTAVHEQNSVPGMTNKVLGKMVRRVFLSFPDTLGAFPPEKTYLTGNPVRPEIFKAGDRRHGRTPGKRLFIFGGSQGARPINDAVIEALPKFMEAGIDLIHQTGRIDFSRVRAAYEAAGADPAQVREFIEDMGTEYAACDLVVCRSGASTVFEIAAAGVPAIFVPFPQATHDHQTMNARAMADLGASMLLPQSGLSGAALADRALGLLTDRKRLASMETAAQGMARRFAARDIVAGLAVMAGGQEI; from the coding sequence ATGACCCTGGAACGCGTCATTCTGACCACCGGCGGCACCTGCGGCCACATTTTCCCGGCCCTGGCCGTGGCCACGGCCCTGCGCGAATACAACAAGGGCATACGCCTCCTGTTCATGGGCGGCCCCGGCCCCGAGGGCGAACTCGCCCGCAAGCACGGCCTGAATTTCCTGGAACTGCCCGCCAGCGGCATCATGGGCAAGGGCGTCACGGGCGTCCTTGCGGGCCTGGGCTGGCTCGGCACGGGCATACCCAAGGCCCTGTACGAGGTCCGGCGCTTCCAACCCGACGCGGTCATCGGCTTCGGCGGATACGCGGGTTTTTGCCCGGTGCTGGCCGCGCGCATCCTGGGCGTCCCCACGGCCGTGCACGAGCAGAATTCCGTGCCCGGCATGACCAACAAGGTCCTGGGCAAAATGGTCCGGCGGGTCTTCCTGAGCTTCCCGGACACCCTGGGCGCGTTCCCCCCGGAAAAGACCTATCTGACCGGCAACCCGGTGCGGCCCGAGATATTCAAAGCGGGCGACCGGCGACACGGGCGGACGCCGGGCAAGCGGCTGTTCATCTTTGGCGGCAGCCAGGGGGCCCGGCCCATCAACGACGCAGTCATCGAGGCGTTGCCGAAGTTCATGGAAGCCGGGATCGACCTGATTCACCAGACGGGCCGAATCGACTTTTCACGCGTGCGCGCCGCCTACGAAGCGGCCGGCGCGGACCCGGCGCAGGTTCGGGAATTCATCGAGGACATGGGGACCGAGTATGCGGCCTGCGACCTGGTTGTCTGCCGGTCCGGGGCGTCCACGGTCTTCGAAATAGCGGCGGCGGGGGTTCCGGCCATCTTCGTGCCCTTCCCCCAGGCCACTCACGACCACCAAACAATGAACGCCCGCGCCATGGCGGACCTCGGCGCGTCCATGCTGCTGCCCCAGTCGGGGCTGAGCGGCGCGGCGCTGGCCGACCGGGCACTCGGGCTGCTTACCGACCGCAAGCGGCTCGCATCCATGGAAACGGCAGCCCAGGGCATGGCCCGGCGGTTCGCGGCCCGGGACATCGTGGCCGGGCTGGCCGTCATGGCCGGCGGGCAGGAGATATAG
- the murB gene encoding UDP-N-acetylmuramate dehydrogenase: MPLELIANPLLSERTTLRLGGPAVVEAVVRDEADLDKLSTFLTGETLPPFVIGAGSNLLASDGPLELALVRVADCPGPERVERSGSSIIVRCGAEIRLPGLLGWAQKAGFSGLEGLAGIPGTVGGAVAMNAGSYGVEIGEMVTRVRVWTPSGGLTWLDRNRCIFGYRHFSLIKRPGKCLIWEVELALRESDPKAVRAAMRDVYGKKKASQPVTAQSAGCVFRNPAEKSAGRLLDKAGMKGMRLGNMAFSEVHANFLVNLGDGMTADALALMDMGRERVKKQFGITLEPEVIVL, translated from the coding sequence ATGCCCCTGGAACTGATCGCCAACCCCCTGCTCTCGGAGCGGACCACCCTGCGCCTCGGCGGCCCCGCCGTGGTTGAGGCCGTGGTGCGCGACGAAGCGGATCTGGACAAACTGTCCACGTTCCTAACCGGGGAGACCCTGCCCCCCTTCGTCATCGGTGCGGGCAGCAACCTGCTGGCCTCGGACGGCCCACTGGAGCTGGCCCTGGTCCGCGTGGCCGACTGCCCCGGCCCTGAGCGGGTGGAGCGGTCCGGATCGTCCATCATCGTCCGCTGCGGTGCGGAAATCCGACTGCCCGGCTTGCTCGGCTGGGCGCAGAAAGCGGGCTTCTCCGGCCTGGAGGGCCTGGCCGGCATCCCCGGCACCGTGGGCGGAGCCGTGGCCATGAATGCGGGGTCCTACGGCGTGGAGATCGGCGAGATGGTCACCCGGGTGCGTGTCTGGACACCGTCCGGCGGGCTGACCTGGCTGGACCGCAACCGCTGCATCTTCGGCTACCGCCACTTCTCCCTCATCAAACGGCCGGGCAAGTGCCTGATCTGGGAAGTGGAGCTGGCCTTGCGCGAGTCCGACCCCAAGGCGGTGCGCGCCGCCATGCGCGACGTCTACGGGAAAAAGAAAGCCTCCCAGCCGGTCACGGCCCAGAGCGCGGGCTGCGTGTTCCGCAACCCGGCCGAAAAGAGCGCGGGCAGACTCCTGGACAAGGCGGGCATGAAGGGCATGCGGCTCGGAAACATGGCCTTCTCGGAAGTGCATGCGAATTTCCTGGTCAATCTCGGCGACGGCATGACCGCCGACGCGCTGGCGCTCATGGACATGGGCCGCGAACGGGTCAAGAAACAATTCGGCATAACTCTCGAACCGGAGGTCATCGTACTGTGA
- the murC gene encoding UDP-N-acetylmuramate--L-alanine ligase translates to MRARVNNIHMVGIGGSGMNGIAEVLINMGFTITGSDLSASAAVRRLEKLGATVYIGHGAGNVGEADVLIKSTAIPDTNPELIEARERGIPVIPRAEMLAELMRLRTGIAVAGTHGKTTTTSLLATIFTEAGLDPTVIIGGKLNTYGANARLGEGDYLIAEADESDGSFLRLAPIITVVTNIDKDHLDFYDNQDAIDLSFMRFMNSTPFYGMNVVCGDDAGVQRLLPLIKRPYLTYGLGKNNKLRGEIVSSHLRSLFKVFLDGEEWGEVTVAQPGTHNVLNALACIGVALEVGLDKKEIIQGLGNFGGVGRRFERKGEAKGVIVVDDYGHHPAEIMANLRTAKECYPDRRLVVAFQPHRFSRTKALFGEFCKAFGDADILLLTEIYPASESPIPGVSGLSLAQGIKQVSETKVQFFQDFESLEKRLKDILQPGDLFMTQGAGSIWRIGENWLEQADEPETDNGDEEQ, encoded by the coding sequence ATGCGGGCCAGAGTGAACAACATTCACATGGTCGGCATCGGCGGCTCGGGCATGAACGGCATCGCCGAGGTGCTCATCAACATGGGCTTCACCATCACCGGCTCGGACCTGTCCGCGTCGGCGGCGGTCCGGCGTCTGGAAAAACTCGGGGCCACGGTTTACATCGGCCACGGGGCCGGGAACGTGGGCGAGGCCGACGTGCTCATCAAGTCCACGGCCATCCCGGATACCAACCCGGAGCTGATCGAGGCACGCGAACGGGGCATCCCGGTCATCCCCCGGGCCGAGATGCTGGCCGAACTCATGCGGCTCAGAACGGGCATCGCCGTGGCGGGTACGCACGGCAAGACGACCACCACCTCGCTGCTGGCGACCATCTTCACCGAGGCGGGCCTGGACCCGACGGTCATCATCGGCGGCAAGCTGAACACCTACGGAGCCAACGCGCGCCTGGGCGAGGGCGACTATCTCATCGCCGAGGCGGACGAGTCGGACGGCTCGTTCCTGCGGTTGGCGCCGATCATCACCGTGGTCACGAACATCGACAAGGACCACCTGGATTTCTACGACAACCAGGACGCCATCGACCTGTCGTTCATGCGCTTCATGAACTCCACGCCCTTCTATGGCATGAACGTCGTCTGCGGCGACGACGCGGGCGTGCAGCGGCTGCTTCCGCTCATAAAGCGCCCTTACCTGACCTACGGCCTGGGTAAGAACAACAAGCTGCGCGGCGAGATCGTCAGTTCCCACCTGCGCTCCCTGTTCAAGGTCTTTCTGGACGGGGAGGAATGGGGCGAGGTCACCGTGGCCCAGCCCGGCACCCACAACGTGCTCAACGCCCTGGCCTGCATCGGCGTGGCGCTCGAAGTGGGCCTGGACAAGAAGGAAATCATCCAGGGCCTGGGCAATTTCGGCGGCGTGGGACGGCGTTTCGAACGCAAGGGCGAGGCAAAGGGCGTCATCGTGGTGGACGACTACGGCCACCATCCGGCCGAGATCATGGCCAACCTGCGCACGGCCAAGGAATGCTACCCGGACCGCCGCCTGGTGGTCGCCTTCCAGCCCCACCGCTTTTCGCGCACCAAGGCGCTGTTCGGCGAATTCTGCAAGGCTTTCGGCGACGCGGACATCCTCCTGCTGACCGAGATCTACCCGGCCTCGGAGTCACCCATTCCGGGCGTGTCCGGCCTGTCCCTGGCCCAGGGCATCAAGCAGGTCTCCGAAACCAAGGTTCAGTTCTTCCAGGACTTCGAGTCCCTGGAAAAACGGCTCAAGGATATTTTACAGCCCGGCGACCTGTTCATGACCCAAGGCGCGGGCTCCATCTGGCGCATCGGCGAAAATTGGCTCGAACAGGCCGACGAACCCGAAACCGACAATGGAGATGAGGAGCAATAA
- the mraY gene encoding phospho-N-acetylmuramoyl-pentapeptide-transferase — MIYNLLVPFSTDVGVLNVFRYITFRSVWALLTALIISILFGPAMIRWLTRIKCGQYIREDGPKHQAKQGTPTMGGIMILLSVAVSTLLWADLTNVYVWLTLLAFAGFSAIGFTDDYIKVVKRRNKGLSAKAKFILQCLVAAAAIALLINEPAYSTRLSVPFFKNFNPDLGWFYLPFAMIVMVGTSNAVNLTDGLDGLAIGPMVVAMACFAIFIYVSGHATMAEYLQVQNIQGIGEVTVFCGAMVGAGLGFLWFNAHPAQVFMGDVGSLGLGGALGFVAVLAKQELLLAIVGGVFVFETLSVILQVGYFKLTGGKRIFKMAPLHHHFELKGIPESKIIVRFWILSILMALMALSTLKLR; from the coding sequence GTGATCTATAACCTGCTCGTTCCGTTCAGCACGGATGTGGGCGTGCTCAACGTCTTCCGGTACATTACCTTCCGTTCGGTCTGGGCGCTGTTGACCGCGCTGATCATCTCCATCCTGTTCGGCCCGGCCATGATCCGCTGGCTGACCAGGATCAAGTGCGGCCAGTACATCCGCGAGGACGGCCCCAAGCACCAAGCCAAACAGGGCACGCCGACCATGGGCGGGATCATGATCCTCCTCTCCGTGGCCGTGTCCACCTTGCTCTGGGCCGACCTGACCAACGTCTATGTCTGGTTGACCCTGCTGGCCTTCGCCGGGTTCAGCGCCATCGGTTTCACGGACGACTACATCAAGGTGGTCAAGCGGCGGAACAAGGGCTTGTCGGCCAAGGCCAAGTTCATCCTGCAATGCCTGGTGGCGGCCGCGGCCATCGCCCTGCTCATCAACGAACCGGCCTACTCCACCCGGCTGTCCGTGCCGTTCTTCAAGAATTTCAACCCGGACCTCGGCTGGTTCTACCTGCCCTTCGCCATGATCGTCATGGTGGGGACCAGCAACGCGGTCAACCTGACCGACGGGCTGGACGGGCTGGCCATCGGGCCCATGGTCGTGGCCATGGCCTGCTTCGCCATTTTCATCTACGTGTCCGGGCACGCGACCATGGCCGAGTACCTCCAGGTGCAGAACATACAGGGCATCGGCGAGGTCACGGTCTTCTGCGGGGCCATGGTCGGCGCGGGCCTGGGCTTCTTGTGGTTCAACGCCCATCCGGCCCAGGTCTTCATGGGTGACGTGGGCTCGCTCGGCCTGGGGGGGGCGCTCGGCTTCGTGGCCGTGCTGGCCAAGCAGGAATTGCTCCTGGCCATAGTGGGCGGCGTGTTCGTCTTCGAGACCCTGTCGGTCATTTTGCAGGTGGGCTACTTCAAGCTCACCGGGGGCAAACGCATCTTCAAGATGGCCCCCCTGCACCACCATTTCGAACTCAAGGGCATCCCGGAATCCAAGATCATCGTCCGGTTCTGGATCTTGTCCATACTCATGGCCCTGATGGCCCTGTCCACGTTGAAACTGAGGTAG
- the murD gene encoding UDP-N-acetylmuramoyl-L-alanine--D-glutamate ligase has translation MNRTVRKFIQDAVLRDRQAVVVGTGKSGLAAARLLDALGARVRVADRDESITEDRLGPLAGKAELVTGPHEKRHFEDADIVVFSPGVPVKKLAPVLKGLPGQNLVSELEFASWFIEAPILAVTGSNGKTTTTTLISEILEKSGRRVFTGGNIGVPLCEYLLDMEPAEIIVLEVSSFQLQNCRQFKPHVGLFLNFSANHLDYHEDLAEYLDAKLHLFSQMTPDDTALLHESLHPLLDGRSFTSARIEWFGPTDRFEAPHLMGEHNRSNVEAAWQAVKRFGVSEEQAAEAIRDFRPLPHRIEPVAEKGGVLYVNDSKATTLDAAEAAVHAFERPVRILMGGVWKGGDVAKFAGDIEGRVTAVGLFGGSRDILEPELAKHFPVTWDETLEAAVRRQAAMAAPGDVVLLSPATSSFDQYANMAERGADFKRAVEGLHE, from the coding sequence GTGAACCGCACCGTCCGCAAATTCATCCAAGACGCCGTCCTCCGGGACAGGCAGGCCGTGGTCGTCGGCACAGGCAAATCCGGCCTGGCCGCCGCCCGTCTTCTGGACGCGCTCGGAGCCCGGGTGCGCGTGGCGGACCGCGACGAGTCCATCACCGAGGACAGGCTCGGCCCGTTGGCGGGCAAGGCGGAACTGGTCACCGGCCCCCATGAGAAACGCCATTTCGAGGACGCGGACATCGTCGTCTTTTCCCCGGGCGTGCCGGTCAAGAAGCTCGCCCCGGTGCTCAAAGGGCTGCCCGGGCAAAACCTGGTCTCGGAGTTGGAGTTCGCTTCCTGGTTCATCGAAGCCCCGATCCTGGCCGTGACCGGGTCCAACGGCAAGACCACGACCACCACGCTCATCTCCGAAATCCTGGAGAAATCGGGCCGCCGCGTCTTCACCGGGGGCAACATCGGCGTGCCCTTGTGCGAATATCTCCTGGACATGGAGCCCGCCGAGATCATCGTGCTGGAGGTGTCCAGCTTCCAGTTGCAGAACTGCCGCCAGTTCAAGCCGCACGTCGGCCTGTTCCTGAATTTCTCGGCCAACCACCTGGACTACCACGAGGATCTGGCCGAATACCTGGACGCCAAGCTGCACCTGTTCAGCCAAATGACCCCGGACGACACCGCCCTGCTGCACGAATCCCTGCACCCGCTGCTCGACGGACGGTCCTTCACCTCCGCGCGCATCGAATGGTTCGGGCCCACGGACCGGTTCGAGGCCCCGCACCTCATGGGCGAGCATAACCGCTCCAACGTGGAGGCCGCCTGGCAGGCCGTGAAACGGTTCGGCGTAAGCGAGGAGCAGGCCGCCGAGGCCATCCGGGACTTCCGCCCCCTGCCCCACCGCATCGAACCCGTGGCCGAGAAGGGCGGCGTGCTCTATGTGAACGACTCCAAGGCCACCACCCTGGACGCGGCCGAAGCGGCCGTGCATGCCTTCGAGCGCCCGGTGCGCATCCTCATGGGCGGCGTGTGGAAGGGGGGCGACGTGGCCAAATTCGCCGGAGACATCGAGGGCCGCGTGACGGCGGTCGGCCTGTTCGGCGGCTCGCGCGACATCCTGGAGCCGGAGTTGGCCAAGCATTTTCCCGTAACCTGGGACGAAACCCTGGAAGCGGCCGTCAGGCGGCAGGCCGCGATGGCCGCGCCGGGCGACGTGGTCCTGCTCTCCCCGGCCACGTCGAGCTTCGACCAGTACGCCAACATGGCCGAGCGCGGCGCGGACTTCAAACGCGCGGTGGAGGGACTCCATGAGTAA
- the ftsA gene encoding cell division protein FtsA, giving the protein MARNDLIVGLDVGTTKICTVVGEATDNGVDIIGIGTAPSTGLRRGVVVNIEKTVQCIKKALEDAELMAGCDIRTVYAGIAGSHIQGFNSHGVIAVKGGEVTQRDVDRVIEAAKAIAIPMDREVLHTLPQEFIVDDQRGIADPLGMAGVRLEVKVHIVTGAVTSAQNIIRSCNRSGLDVSNIVLESLASSKAVLSAEEREIGVALVDIGGGTTDIAVFSKDSIKHTSVLALGGHNLTNDIAYGLRTPMMSAEKIKMDYGCAMADLVTSEEIIEVPSVGGRESRRMSKRVLAEICEPRCEEILALVDQELIKSGFKNMIAAGVVLTGGTVLIDGMQELAEQIFDLPVRIGVPAERIGGLAEEVRSPKYATAVGLLLHGAEEEGLHNRVRPFKIRDDSGFDRIVGRMKKWFSDIA; this is encoded by the coding sequence ATGGCTAGAAACGATCTCATAGTGGGCCTGGACGTGGGCACCACCAAAATATGCACCGTGGTCGGCGAGGCCACGGACAACGGCGTTGACATCATCGGCATCGGCACCGCTCCCTCCACGGGGCTGCGCCGGGGAGTGGTCGTCAACATCGAAAAGACGGTCCAGTGCATCAAGAAAGCGCTGGAGGATGCCGAGCTCATGGCGGGCTGCGACATCCGCACCGTATACGCGGGCATCGCGGGCAGCCACATCCAGGGCTTCAACTCCCACGGGGTCATCGCGGTCAAGGGCGGCGAGGTCACCCAGCGCGATGTGGACCGGGTCATCGAAGCGGCCAAGGCCATCGCCATCCCCATGGACCGGGAAGTGCTGCACACTCTGCCCCAGGAATTCATCGTGGACGACCAGCGCGGCATCGCCGACCCGCTCGGCATGGCCGGCGTCCGGCTGGAAGTGAAAGTCCACATCGTCACCGGCGCGGTGACCTCGGCCCAAAACATCATCCGTTCGTGCAACCGCTCGGGCCTGGACGTGTCCAACATCGTCCTGGAATCCCTGGCGTCGAGCAAGGCCGTGCTGTCCGCCGAGGAACGCGAGATCGGCGTGGCCCTGGTGGACATCGGCGGCGGAACCACGGACATCGCGGTCTTCTCCAAGGATTCCATCAAGCACACCAGTGTGCTGGCGCTCGGCGGCCACAACCTGACCAACGACATCGCCTATGGCCTGCGCACGCCCATGATGTCCGCCGAAAAGATCAAGATGGACTACGGCTGCGCCATGGCCGATCTGGTCACCTCCGAGGAGATCATCGAGGTGCCCAGCGTCGGCGGACGGGAATCCCGACGCATGAGCAAGCGCGTGCTGGCGGAAATCTGCGAGCCGCGCTGCGAGGAAATCCTGGCCCTGGTGGACCAGGAGCTCATCAAGTCCGGATTCAAGAACATGATTGCCGCGGGCGTGGTCCTGACCGGCGGCACGGTGCTCATCGACGGCATGCAGGAGCTGGCCGAGCAGATCTTCGACCTGCCGGTCCGCATCGGCGTGCCCGCCGAACGCATCGGGGGCCTGGCCGAGGAAGTCAGGAGCCCCAAGTACGCCACGGCCGTGGGACTGCTGCTCCACGGAGCCGAGGAGGAAGGACTGCACAACAGGGTCCGGCCCTTCAAGATCCGCGACGATTCCGGTTTCGACCGCATCGTCGGCCGGATGAAGAAGTGGTTTTCGGACATCGCATAG
- the ftsW gene encoding putative lipid II flippase FtsW, producing MSNSLNGRKDGARGRMDYWLLTATLVLAGFGLIMVLSSSGIMAERIYGDTYYFFKRQLMFTGAGLVAMMICIRVPLKVIYSLTYLWVGLAIVLLALCISPLGASVNGASRWVRIGPVNVQPLEYAKVALVLYLAYFFARKQDMVRTFSVGFLPPFLVTGFLCGLLLLQPDFGGAVVMCGLLFFMCLVGGTRFSYLFISLIFAGGAGWLLISSSPYRFKRWTAFLDPFASAQNEGYQLVQSLYAFGSGKIFGTGIGAGQRKLFFLPEAHNDFIMAVVGEELGFVGMSLFFILVGLFLYRAFRIAMKLEDLQDRFTAFGTTCILALGMILNLAVVLGTVPPKGVAMPFISYGGSSLLVSFLCAGILLNLSRRVTA from the coding sequence ATGAGTAATTCCCTCAATGGCAGAAAGGACGGAGCCCGGGGCCGCATGGACTACTGGCTGCTGACGGCCACCCTGGTCCTGGCCGGATTCGGCCTGATCATGGTCCTGTCCTCTTCGGGCATCATGGCCGAGCGGATCTACGGCGACACCTACTATTTCTTCAAGCGCCAACTGATGTTCACCGGCGCGGGGCTCGTCGCCATGATGATCTGCATCCGGGTTCCGCTCAAGGTCATCTACTCCCTGACCTATCTCTGGGTGGGGCTGGCCATCGTCCTGCTCGCCCTGTGCATCTCGCCGCTCGGGGCCAGCGTCAACGGAGCCAGCCGCTGGGTGCGCATCGGACCGGTCAACGTCCAGCCCCTGGAATACGCCAAAGTGGCCCTGGTCCTGTACCTGGCCTACTTCTTTGCCCGCAAGCAGGACATGGTGCGGACCTTTTCCGTGGGCTTCCTGCCGCCCTTCCTGGTGACCGGATTCCTGTGCGGCCTGCTCCTGCTCCAGCCGGACTTCGGCGGGGCCGTGGTCATGTGCGGCCTGCTCTTCTTCATGTGCCTGGTGGGCGGCACCCGATTCAGTTACCTGTTCATTTCGCTGATCTTCGCGGGCGGCGCTGGCTGGCTGCTCATCTCCTCCTCGCCCTACCGCTTCAAGCGCTGGACCGCCTTCCTGGACCCCTTCGCCTCGGCCCAGAACGAAGGCTACCAACTGGTCCAGTCCCTGTACGCTTTTGGTTCGGGCAAGATCTTCGGCACCGGCATCGGCGCGGGCCAGCGCAAGCTTTTCTTCCTGCCCGAGGCGCACAACGACTTCATCATGGCCGTGGTCGGCGAGGAACTCGGCTTCGTGGGCATGTCCCTGTTCTTCATCCTGGTGGGCTTGTTCCTGTACCGCGCCTTCCGTATCGCCATGAAGCTCGAAGACCTCCAGGACCGGTTCACGGCCTTCGGCACGACCTGCATCCTGGCGCTGGGCATGATCCTGAACCTGGCCGTGGTGCTCGGCACCGTACCGCCCAAGGGCGTGGCCATGCCGTTCATATCCTACGGCGGATCGTCCCTTCTCGTGTCCTTCCTCTGCGCGGGCATCCTGCTCAACCTCTCCCGGAGGGTAACGGCATGA